A DNA window from Haliovirga abyssi contains the following coding sequences:
- a CDS encoding response regulator transcription factor: MEKILIVEDEKRISRFIELQLKHEGYKIDSAFDGREALDKIKNGDYDLVLLDIMIPKINGIEVCRRVREYSNIPIIMVTAKDEMTDKVIGLDLGANDYITKPFEIEELLARIRVQLRGKTSGGKTEGNILKAEDLIMNIEQCIVKRGEIEIELSKKEFELLEYLLINKGIVATRDKILNNVWGYDYFGNDNILDVHIKHLRDKIDKPFEKKLIKTVRGFGFTIKK; this comes from the coding sequence ATGGAAAAAATATTAATAGTTGAAGATGAAAAAAGAATTTCCAGATTTATTGAATTACAATTAAAACATGAAGGATATAAAATAGATAGTGCTTTTGATGGACGAGAGGCTTTGGATAAAATTAAAAATGGAGATTATGATTTGGTATTATTGGATATAATGATTCCTAAAATTAATGGAATAGAAGTATGCAGAAGAGTGCGGGAATATTCAAATATTCCTATAATTATGGTAACTGCAAAAGATGAAATGACAGATAAAGTTATTGGATTGGATTTGGGGGCAAATGACTACATAACAAAGCCTTTTGAGATAGAAGAACTTTTAGCAAGAATAAGAGTTCAATTAAGAGGTAAAACAAGTGGGGGAAAAACGGAAGGAAATATATTAAAAGCAGAAGATTTAATTATGAATATAGAACAATGTATTGTAAAAAGAGGAGAGATAGAGATTGAATTGTCAAAAAAAGAGTTTGAACTGTTAGAATATCTTTTGATAAATAAAGGAATTGTAGCAACAAGAGATAAAATTTTAAATAATGTATGGGGATATGATTATTTTGGAAATGATAATATTTTGGATGTTCATATAAAACATTTGAGAGATAAAATTGATAAGCCATTTGAGAAGAAGCTTATTAAAACTGTGAGGGGATTTGGATTTACTATAAAAAAATAG
- a CDS encoding sensor histidine kinase: MKIFKKWKLSNKLAFTYGFVFLITFATINFVIFRTIFVFGEKEANAQMSEVKEMVKNEINNMVELNKGEMENRKRTYQIAENILKKGFDTYIRIYNDDKIIVNSLDKNIPKFDYKKDIEKSKLEKIGDKVYSVYNLKLDFKGKEMYIQFIMDITRQYGFIKLLRKNMIIGELIGLLISILVGKYLSKSLLKPIKEITKNAKYITINDLSKRVYLSNKHDEIYELGKVLNEMISRLEESFKNQNKFISDASHELRTPLSVMQGYLEIIDGWGKNEKEVLDESIIALKEEVTNMKNLVEKLLFLAKGESGNIKLNKEKVMLNKLVEKVIRDTEIMVPDYKIINNINDEIEVEIDSNLIQQCMRGIIDNSIKYSQVDKKIEINSINKEGIAKISIKDNGIGMEKEELDKVFDRFYRIDESRTKDTGGTGLGLSIVKTIMDLHNGDIKIDSQMGNGTEITMIFKLDVNRDGGD; encoded by the coding sequence ATGAAAATTTTTAAAAAATGGAAATTATCCAATAAATTGGCATTTACATATGGATTTGTATTTTTAATTACTTTTGCTACAATAAATTTTGTTATTTTTAGAACTATTTTTGTATTTGGGGAGAAAGAGGCAAATGCACAGATGTCAGAAGTAAAAGAAATGGTAAAAAATGAGATAAATAATATGGTTGAATTAAACAAAGGAGAAATGGAAAATAGAAAAAGAACTTATCAAATAGCAGAAAATATTTTGAAAAAAGGATTTGATACATATATTAGAATTTATAATGATGATAAAATTATTGTTAATTCATTGGATAAAAATATTCCCAAATTTGATTATAAAAAAGATATTGAAAAATCAAAATTAGAAAAAATTGGAGATAAAGTTTATTCTGTATATAATTTAAAATTAGATTTTAAAGGAAAAGAGATGTATATTCAATTTATAATGGATATAACAAGACAGTATGGATTTATAAAATTATTAAGAAAAAATATGATAATTGGAGAATTAATAGGACTTTTGATATCTATATTAGTGGGGAAATATTTAAGTAAGAGTTTATTAAAACCTATAAAAGAGATAACTAAAAATGCTAAATATATTACAATTAATGATTTGAGTAAAAGAGTATATTTGTCAAATAAACATGATGAAATATATGAATTGGGGAAGGTGCTTAATGAGATGATTAGTAGATTAGAAGAGTCGTTTAAAAATCAGAATAAATTTATATCAGATGCTTCACATGAACTTAGGACACCGTTATCTGTAATGCAGGGATATTTAGAAATAATAGATGGATGGGGAAAAAATGAAAAAGAAGTTTTGGATGAATCTATAATTGCATTAAAAGAAGAAGTGACTAATATGAAAAATTTAGTGGAAAAATTATTGTTTTTGGCAAAAGGTGAAAGTGGGAATATAAAGCTAAATAAAGAAAAAGTTATGCTTAATAAATTAGTAGAAAAGGTGATTAGAGATACAGAGATAATGGTGCCAGATTATAAAATTATTAATAATATTAATGATGAAATAGAGGTGGAAATAGATTCAAATTTAATACAACAATGTATGAGAGGAATTATAGACAACAGTATAAAATATAGTCAAGTCGATAAAAAAATAGAAATTAATTCGATAAATAAAGAGGGTATTGCTAAAATATCTATTAAGGATAATGGGATTGGAATGGAAAAAGAGGAATTAGATAAAGTTTTTGATAGATTTTATAGAATTGATGAATCTAGGACAAAAGATACAGGTGGGACAGGGCTTGGATTATCAATTGTAAAAACAATAATGGATCTGCATAATGGAGATATAAAAATAGATAGTCAGATGGGGAATGGGACTGAGATAACTATGATTTTTAAGTTGGATGTGAATAGGGATGGGGGGGATTAA
- a CDS encoding HU family DNA-binding protein: MIKKEFIARLSAKLGERRDRTYEVVESFWETLGECLEEDGELKLSSYGVFKVKETVERNVKHPTTKEIIIIPKKNVIKFYASNKLKMKINNDSKKSNSKKRFSIKDVMKKIPNIFGKKI, translated from the coding sequence ATGATAAAAAAAGAGTTTATAGCAAGATTATCAGCAAAGCTTGGAGAAAGAAGAGACAGAACTTATGAAGTGGTAGAAAGTTTCTGGGAAACTTTGGGGGAGTGTTTAGAGGAGGATGGGGAATTAAAATTATCAAGTTATGGAGTATTTAAAGTAAAAGAAACTGTAGAAAGAAATGTAAAACATCCAACAACTAAAGAGATAATAATAATTCCAAAGAAAAATGTTATAAAATTTTATGCAAGTAATAAATTAAAGATGAAAATAAATAATGATAGTAAAAAATCTAACTCTAAAAAGAGATTTTCGATAAAAGATGTTATGAAAAAAATCCCTAATATTTTTGGAAAAAAAATATAA
- a CDS encoding substrate-binding periplasmic protein has translation MLKKILFIISLSLIFNNVILGNDGKEFIIYATPTKPFKISPTKGISIEILQLVMKDMKISNYKFKFVAAVKRAVEYAKRGRCSMLIGYSIKKSRLSFLAYPQKSYRRIKWNFFIRKEDKNKIFYNKLEDLKNYTIGVTRGTSYTEEFWKAEKFLKFDYASKNNLQIKKLIGKRFDLVPLNTRSTLYESKEAGVLDKIDYLKKPLKDKLYYDPICIHSDFFKPTSHENTTREEKIKKFLKQYDRIIEKLEKDGTINRIYEEYGYKYKLK, from the coding sequence ATGTTAAAAAAAATACTATTTATTATAAGTTTAAGCCTTATTTTCAACAATGTCATTTTAGGAAATGATGGAAAAGAATTTATTATATATGCTACACCAACAAAACCTTTTAAAATTAGTCCAACAAAAGGAATTTCAATTGAAATTTTACAACTTGTTATGAAAGATATGAAAATCAGTAACTATAAATTTAAGTTTGTTGCTGCAGTTAAAAGAGCTGTTGAATATGCAAAAAGAGGAAGATGTTCAATGTTAATAGGATATTCTATAAAAAAAAGTAGACTCTCATTTTTAGCATATCCTCAAAAATCATATAGAAGAATAAAATGGAACTTTTTTATTCGAAAAGAAGACAAAAACAAAATATTCTATAATAAATTAGAAGATCTAAAAAATTACACAATAGGAGTTACTAGAGGAACCTCTTATACTGAAGAATTTTGGAAAGCTGAAAAATTTTTAAAATTTGATTATGCTAGCAAAAATAACTTACAAATAAAAAAATTAATTGGAAAAAGATTTGATTTAGTTCCATTAAATACACGTTCAACTCTTTATGAATCAAAAGAAGCTGGTGTTCTAGATAAAATTGATTATTTAAAAAAACCTCTTAAAGATAAACTATATTATGATCCTATTTGTATTCATTCTGATTTTTTTAAACCTACTTCACATGAAAATACAACAAGAGAAGAAAAAATCAAAAAATTTCTAAAACAATATGATCGAATTATAGAAAAACTGGAAAAAGATGGTACAATTAATAGAATTTATGAAGAATATGGTTATAAATATAAATTGAAATAA
- a CDS encoding permease, producing MFGWLDNLVRYIVENIFNISMDTRLGGSVHFFIYDTVKILILLSFMIFIISYVRSYFPAERTKKILERFSGITANIMASLLGIVTPFCSCSSVPLFIGFVEAEVSLGVTFSFLITSPIVNEAAFAILLASFGWKIATIYVITGVVVGVIGGIIIDKLHMEKYVEEYVYQMKVGDVDIVKMSQNERVNFAKDNVIEIVKKVWLFLLIGIGLGALIHGWAPQEMLAKYAGPNNPFAVLVAVILGVPLYSNALGTIPIAEALINKGVGIGTALAFMMAVTAMSMPEMILLRKVIKPKLIATFVTITGIGIVLVGYLFNWLL from the coding sequence ATGTTTGGATGGTTAGATAATTTAGTTAGGTATATTGTAGAAAATATTTTTAATATATCTATGGATACAAGGCTTGGAGGAAGTGTTCATTTTTTTATATATGATACTGTGAAAATTTTAATTTTATTATCTTTTATGATTTTTATAATATCTTATGTTAGAAGTTATTTTCCTGCAGAGCGAACTAAGAAAATTTTAGAAAGATTTAGCGGTATTACAGCAAATATAATGGCATCGTTATTGGGAATAGTTACGCCATTTTGTTCTTGTTCATCAGTTCCATTGTTTATAGGATTTGTAGAGGCAGAGGTTTCCTTAGGGGTTACATTTTCATTTTTAATAACATCACCTATTGTGAATGAAGCGGCATTTGCTATTTTATTAGCATCATTTGGTTGGAAAATTGCTACTATTTATGTTATAACAGGAGTAGTAGTTGGAGTAATAGGAGGAATTATTATTGACAAACTACATATGGAAAAATATGTAGAAGAGTATGTGTATCAAATGAAAGTTGGAGATGTAGATATAGTTAAGATGAGTCAAAATGAGAGAGTAAACTTTGCAAAAGATAATGTAATAGAAATAGTAAAAAAAGTTTGGTTGTTTTTATTAATAGGAATAGGATTAGGAGCTCTAATACATGGATGGGCACCGCAAGAGATGTTAGCAAAATATGCAGGGCCTAATAATCCATTTGCAGTATTAGTAGCAGTAATATTAGGAGTTCCACTTTATTCAAATGCTTTAGGAACAATACCAATAGCAGAAGCTCTTATTAATAAAGGAGTAGGAATTGGAACAGCTCTTGCATTTATGATGGCAGTAACAGCAATGTCAATGCCAGAAATGATATTATTAAGAAAAGTAATAAAACCTAAGTTAATAGCAACTTTTGTAACAATAACTGGAATAGGGATTGTATTGGTAGGGTATTTATTTAACTGGTTATTGTAA
- a CDS encoding 4Fe-4S dicluster domain-containing protein, translating to MGKKLPEKFAKWHGVDRTKIPWYPIVDTEKCIGCKLCFVSCGRGVYNFDMKSNKAIVENKFQCLVGCTTCAAICPVEAISFPDKEIVHEIEKEEKILVKIQKIAKEKKIKMDIDKIEKEVLENISKAKISKEYEIAGLIIGKEIFKEIYSEIKDCSVDIVDINIKTSSLRGTIDLDAPTVATFKIISTEMEDITKCEDKIAKLIVKNGIVILKKD from the coding sequence ATGGGAAAAAAATTACCAGAAAAATTTGCTAAATGGCATGGAGTGGATAGGACTAAAATTCCTTGGTATCCAATAGTTGATACAGAAAAATGTATTGGATGTAAATTATGTTTTGTATCTTGTGGTAGGGGTGTTTATAACTTTGATATGAAGAGTAATAAAGCAATAGTTGAAAACAAATTTCAATGTCTTGTGGGTTGTACAACTTGTGCAGCAATATGTCCAGTTGAAGCTATATCATTTCCAGATAAGGAAATAGTACATGAAATAGAAAAAGAGGAAAAAATATTAGTAAAAATACAAAAAATAGCAAAAGAGAAAAAAATTAAAATGGATATAGATAAAATAGAAAAAGAAGTATTGGAAAATATATCTAAAGCTAAAATTTCAAAAGAATATGAGATAGCTGGGCTTATAATAGGTAAAGAAATATTTAAAGAAATTTATTCAGAAATTAAAGATTGCTCTGTTGATATTGTAGATATTAATATTAAAACTTCATCATTAAGAGGAACTATAGATTTAGATGCTCCAACTGTAGCTACATTTAAAATTATATCAACAGAGATGGAGGATATAACTAAATGTGAAGATAAGATAGCAAAGTTAATAGTAAAAAATGGTATTGTAATTCTAAAAAAAGATTAA
- a CDS encoding arsenic resistance protein — translation MIKKIQKNLSGNMLIYTFLVMIGGFGVGYIFPNAKKLSTYILPIVFIMIYPMMINISLASLKKIKGSTKPLIEATILNFIYAPAFLYILTSIFIADPRIKLALMLLAVAPASSMGLGYIGLAEGHMVTGAIIVAVAFILSIFVYPIAGSYFAAGANIVLPLPLMLKNLGVILILPLALGIITRELIMKKHDEKVYNSKFKPVFSVVTLASLYLLMFTIFASKADLIIKNYKAIIMIAPVAIIYYTVTIFFTIYMNKTVLKFEYGHHQAVVFTSVSKNIALTIAIIIAIFGKDGQYMAIAPAIMSLFQPIFLMTYLKSSGKVKKHFNVSKN, via the coding sequence ATGATTAAAAAAATTCAAAAGAATTTGTCAGGAAATATGTTGATATACACATTTTTAGTTATGATTGGAGGATTTGGTGTTGGATATATTTTTCCAAATGCTAAAAAATTATCTACATATATATTGCCAATAGTATTTATTATGATATATCCAATGATGATAAATATTTCATTAGCTTCTTTGAAAAAGATAAAAGGATCGACTAAACCTTTAATAGAAGCAACAATATTAAATTTTATTTATGCACCAGCTTTTTTATATATTTTGACTAGTATATTTATAGCAGATCCAAGAATAAAATTAGCTTTAATGCTTTTAGCAGTAGCACCAGCATCTAGTATGGGATTAGGATATATTGGGCTTGCAGAAGGACATATGGTAACAGGAGCTATAATTGTAGCAGTAGCATTTATCCTTTCAATTTTTGTTTATCCAATTGCAGGGAGTTATTTTGCAGCAGGAGCAAACATAGTATTGCCATTACCATTAATGTTAAAAAATTTAGGAGTAATATTAATTTTACCTTTAGCCTTAGGTATAATAACTAGAGAATTAATAATGAAAAAGCATGATGAAAAAGTATATAATAGTAAATTTAAACCTGTATTTTCAGTAGTAACATTGGCATCTTTATATCTTTTAATGTTTACAATATTTGCTTCGAAAGCAGATTTAATAATAAAAAATTACAAAGCTATAATTATGATAGCTCCAGTAGCTATAATTTATTATACTGTTACTATATTTTTTACAATATACATGAATAAAACAGTTTTAAAATTTGAATATGGTCATCATCAAGCTGTAGTATTCACAAGTGTTAGTAAAAATATTGCATTAACAATAGCAATTATAATAGCTATTTTTGGAAAAGATGGACAATATATGGCAATAGCACCAGCAATAATGTCATTATTTCAGCCAATATTTTTAATGACATATTTAAAATCAAGTGGAAAAGTAAAAAAACATTTTAATGTGTCTAAAAATTAA
- a CDS encoding putative zinc-binding protein — protein MKKKELSEIKTEAAKKTITMQHEKFGKTIGVNGCAGSSNLGQKSFFISRELTKRFPNAFMRCPLGLYPEVEGPSQVLMYDDYQIVIDGCKGACLRKSLEKAGIKIDLAYELDHEDYMTEKKAGPHFDEKKMLELTDIIERDIKKLIEKENK, from the coding sequence ATGAAAAAGAAAGAATTAAGTGAAATTAAAACAGAGGCAGCTAAAAAAACAATTACTATGCAACATGAAAAATTTGGAAAAACAATAGGAGTTAATGGATGTGCAGGAAGCTCTAATTTAGGACAAAAAAGTTTTTTCATATCAAGAGAATTGACTAAAAGATTTCCAAATGCTTTTATGAGATGTCCATTAGGATTATATCCAGAGGTAGAAGGACCAAGTCAAGTACTAATGTATGATGATTATCAAATTGTAATAGATGGGTGTAAAGGAGCTTGTCTTAGAAAAAGTTTAGAAAAGGCAGGAATAAAAATAGATTTAGCTTATGAATTAGATCATGAAGATTATATGACAGAGAAAAAAGCTGGACCACATTTTGATGAAAAGAAAATGTTGGAATTAACAGATATTATAGAAAGAGATATTAAAAAATTAATAGAAAAAGAAAATAAATGA
- a CDS encoding thioredoxin family protein encodes MDITILGVESRELLDLEINLLKVINKIEKDINIKKISDPKKIAERGIMSVPALIINGELKFSGEIPTVHELKIILKNLK; translated from the coding sequence TTGGATATAACAATATTAGGAGTTGAAAGTAGAGAATTATTAGATCTGGAAATAAATTTACTAAAAGTAATTAATAAAATAGAGAAAGATATTAATATAAAAAAAATATCTGATCCAAAAAAAATTGCTGAACGTGGAATAATGTCTGTGCCAGCTCTTATAATAAATGGAGAGCTGAAATTTTCTGGTGAGATTCCAACAGTGCATGAATTAAAAATAATTTTAAAAAATTTAAAATAG
- a CDS encoding thioredoxin family protein — protein MNLKILGTGCPNCIKLEKNVIEAVEKLGIEAEIEKVTEIKDIMAFGVMMTPTLVVDGEVKIMGKIAKVDEIIKVLQK, from the coding sequence GTGAATTTGAAGATTTTAGGGACTGGGTGTCCAAATTGTATTAAGTTAGAGAAAAATGTAATAGAAGCTGTAGAAAAATTAGGAATAGAGGCAGAAATAGAAAAAGTAACTGAGATAAAGGATATAATGGCATTTGGAGTAATGATGACACCAACTTTAGTTGTAGATGGAGAAGTGAAAATTATGGGAAAAATTGCAAAAGTTGATGAGATTATAAAAGTTTTGCAAAAATAA
- a CDS encoding glycoside hydrolase family 13 protein, translated as MNKTAIFHEIDSNYCYGVSKDELLIKIRTEKNNIKEVELLYVDKFKYLFAKKKEFRNVKMKKRYTDDMFDYYETVIKFDVLSLSYIFKLKDEKEEIFYGNYKFYNEINKEEGIAYIPEMFTMPVLDFTDLFITPKWAEESIVYQIFPERFYRGDNYIENKNHLDWNGNVENDSYLGGNLLGIIDKMEYISELGVNTIYLNPIFKAGYNHKYCTFDYFEIDPDFGTLELFKKLVKKAHKKGIKIILDGAFSSTGVEFEPFTDILEKNEKSKYSSWYKIDRYPVEVKSPANYKCFAHFPLLPKLNYSSLEMQEYILKVLKYWIEEADIDGWRLDVADEIPHSFWKKARKVIKEVKSEAIIIGEVWYDSSSWLNGDEFDTVMNYQFYTATLDYIAKNKINSKEYGEAISKYLAKYKKQTHKLLWNLIGTHDTARFSFLANERKDKKILALILQFTMIGTPLIYYGDEVGLTGGEDPDNRRGMLWGDSQDKELLEFYKKIIKIRKNEKALFLGEIEIEDSEDNVFHFRRKYNNDVIEIYINNSDKNINKIIEGKYIDIFDEKEVLGEIDILKFGFKILKK; from the coding sequence ATGAATAAAACAGCGATTTTTCACGAAATAGATTCAAATTATTGTTATGGAGTATCCAAAGATGAATTGTTAATAAAAATAAGAACAGAAAAAAATAATATAAAAGAGGTTGAATTATTATATGTGGATAAATTTAAATATCTATTTGCTAAGAAAAAAGAATTTAGAAATGTAAAAATGAAAAAAAGATATACAGATGATATGTTTGATTATTATGAGACAGTTATAAAATTTGATGTCTTAAGTTTAAGCTATATTTTTAAATTAAAAGATGAGAAAGAAGAAATTTTTTATGGAAATTATAAATTTTATAACGAGATAAATAAAGAAGAGGGAATAGCTTATATTCCAGAAATGTTTACAATGCCTGTTTTAGATTTTACAGATCTTTTTATTACTCCAAAATGGGCAGAAGAATCAATTGTATATCAAATTTTTCCAGAGAGATTTTATCGTGGAGATAATTATATAGAAAATAAAAACCATTTAGATTGGAATGGAAATGTAGAAAATGACAGTTATTTAGGTGGAAATTTATTAGGAATTATAGATAAAATGGAATATATTTCAGAATTAGGAGTTAATACAATTTATCTAAATCCAATATTTAAAGCAGGATATAATCATAAATATTGTACATTTGATTATTTTGAGATAGATCCTGATTTTGGGACATTAGAGCTGTTTAAAAAATTAGTAAAAAAAGCTCATAAAAAAGGAATAAAAATAATTTTAGATGGAGCATTTAGCAGTACAGGAGTTGAATTTGAACCTTTTACAGATATTTTAGAAAAAAATGAAAAATCAAAATATAGTTCTTGGTATAAGATAGATAGATATCCAGTAGAAGTAAAATCACCAGCTAATTATAAATGTTTTGCACATTTTCCGCTACTTCCAAAATTGAATTATAGCTCTTTGGAGATGCAGGAGTATATACTAAAAGTATTAAAATATTGGATAGAAGAAGCGGATATAGATGGGTGGAGATTGGATGTGGCTGATGAGATACCACATTCTTTTTGGAAAAAAGCTAGAAAAGTTATAAAAGAAGTAAAATCGGAAGCTATAATAATTGGAGAAGTTTGGTATGATAGCTCTTCTTGGTTAAATGGAGATGAATTTGATACAGTTATGAATTATCAATTTTATACAGCTACTTTAGATTATATTGCAAAAAATAAGATTAATTCTAAAGAATATGGAGAAGCAATATCTAAATATTTGGCAAAATATAAAAAACAAACTCATAAATTATTATGGAATTTAATAGGGACTCATGATACTGCAAGATTTAGTTTTTTGGCTAATGAAAGAAAAGATAAAAAGATATTAGCTTTGATTCTGCAATTTACAATGATTGGAACTCCATTAATATATTATGGAGATGAAGTAGGGCTTACAGGAGGAGAAGACCCTGATAATAGAAGGGGAATGCTTTGGGGAGATAGCCAAGATAAAGAATTATTAGAATTTTACAAAAAGATAATAAAGATAAGAAAAAATGAAAAAGCTTTATTTTTAGGAGAGATTGAGATTGAAGATAGTGAAGATAATGTTTTTCATTTTAGAAGAAAATATAATAATGATGTAATTGAAATTTATATAAATAATAGTGATAAAAATATAAATAAAATTATAGAAGGGAAATATATTGATATTTTTGATGAAAAAGAGGTTTTAGGAGAGATTGATATTCTAAAATTTGGATTTAAAATATTAAAAAAATAG
- a CDS encoding AraC family transcriptional regulator — protein sequence MNYFDEISKVIDYIEDNLRNDITIDDLCNYIYISKYHFQRLFKSIVGESVISYIKKRRVYEAALELKTSNKNILEIAIEFNFNSNEVFSRSFKKIYGITPKKYRDSKMIINKYPKIDLVARKLFINSLGYLISWELVEMPELKLIGLQGVSTGKNDIEITRKIWNELLKELPKLKNIENSNLHYNFLINGFSDDLNIFFGGFKVKNFDFIPSKFILRKINSQKYVKFMHKSESKNGITKSLDKTIDLIYDTWLPNTNYKIDDIGFDLLVVSNEENLNTEGENTIIELYLPLKR from the coding sequence ATGAACTATTTTGATGAAATTTCAAAGGTTATTGATTATATAGAGGATAATTTGAGAAATGATATTACAATTGATGATTTATGTAATTATATATATATTTCAAAATATCATTTTCAAAGATTATTTAAAAGTATAGTTGGAGAGTCTGTTATATCCTATATAAAAAAGAGAAGAGTTTATGAAGCGGCATTAGAATTAAAAACTTCTAATAAAAATATTTTAGAGATAGCTATTGAATTTAATTTTAATTCTAATGAAGTTTTTTCGAGAAGTTTTAAAAAAATATATGGAATAACTCCTAAAAAATATAGAGATTCAAAGATGATAATAAACAAATATCCCAAAATAGATTTAGTAGCAAGAAAATTATTTATTAATAGCTTGGGATATTTAATATCTTGGGAATTAGTAGAGATGCCAGAACTAAAATTAATTGGATTGCAGGGCGTTTCTACTGGAAAAAATGATATTGAGATTACTAGAAAAATTTGGAATGAATTACTAAAAGAGCTACCTAAATTAAAAAATATAGAAAATTCTAATTTACATTATAATTTTTTGATTAATGGTTTTTCTGATGACTTAAATATTTTTTTTGGAGGATTTAAAGTTAAAAATTTTGATTTCATCCCTTCAAAATTTATTTTGAGAAAGATTAATTCTCAAAAATATGTAAAATTTATGCATAAAAGTGAAAGTAAAAATGGGATAACGAAATCTCTTGATAAAACAATAGATCTTATTTATGATACTTGGCTACCTAATACAAATTATAAAATAGATGATATAGGATTTGATTTGCTTGTTGTTAGTAATGAAGAAAATTTAAATACAGAAGGAGAAAATACAATTATAGAACTGTATTTGCCTT